In Panicum virgatum strain AP13 chromosome 4N, P.virgatum_v5, whole genome shotgun sequence, a single window of DNA contains:
- the LOC120669220 gene encoding glutathione S-transferase T3-like has product MLSDETDVDALNLSMTPGDITTRATGGKGSVKRSSNYTQQEDTQLCISWENISTDPIVGNEQLGMSYWKRIAEHYHANRTFEFDRSANSLERRWDTIKRECSKFQAFYEQVERRHLNGIPYKEHLLEAQTVFSMKDQKNKAFQFLHCWLKVRNCPKFQAIEKSHKRLRSSKFSMPFGGGTEEVRDESGRNQSPDSPQASQNKRPIGRKGAKERLKTGGDAGPYKEAIQELILEKEEKKLRERRWEEEKKLREERWMETRAVHEWKFSLDERKFMWEQEQKIMFCDVNSLDPYQKNYVLTMRAQIVVVVEVMSAEDTFNLCLVDLTLLNYAVS; this is encoded by the exons ATGTTGTCCGATGAGACTGATGTCGATGCATTAAACTTATCAATGACACCTGGAGATATTACTACTCGAGCTACTGGTGGAAAAGGAAGCGTCAAACGATCAAGCAACTACACTCAGCAGGAAGACACCCAGCTATGCATATCATGGGAGAATATCAGCACAGATCCTATTGTTGGAAATGAGCAGCTGGGTATGTCATATTGGAAAAGGATTGCTGAGCACTACCATGCCAACCGCACTTTCGAATTTGATAGGAGTGCAAATTCTCTTGAGCGTCGTTGGGATACCATTAAGAGAGAATGCAGCAAGTTTCAAGCCTTCTATGAACAAGTTGAGCGTCGACATCTGAATGGCATACCATATAAGGAGCAT CTTCTTGAAGCCCAGACCGTATTCTCGATGAAGGACCAAAAGAACAAGGCTTTTCAGTTTCTTCATTGTTGGCTCAAGGTGAGGAATTGTCCCAAGTTTCAAGCAATAGAAAAATCACATAAGAGGCTGAGGTCGAGCAAGTTTTCCATGCCATTTGGAGGAGGTACTGAAGAAGTGAGAGATGAGAGTGGTaggaatcaaagtcctgattcACCGCAGGCAAGCCAAAACAAGAGGCCAATTGGAAGGAAGGGAGCCAAGGAGAGGCTCAAGACCGGAGGAGATGCAGGACCATACAAAGAAGCCATTCAAGAGTTAATCTtggagaaggaggagaagaaacTAAGGGAGAGGAGGTGGGAGGAGGAGAAAAAATTGAGGGAAGAGAGGTGGATGGAGACAAGGGCAGTTCATGAGTGGAAGTTCTCCTTGGATGAGCGCAAATTTATGTGGGAGCAAGAACAGAAGATCATGTTCTGTGATGTGAATTCCTTAGATCCATATCAAAAGAATtatgtgttgactatgaggGCACAAATTGTAGTGGTAGTGGAGGTGATGTCGGCGGAGGATACATTTAATTTATGTTTGGTGGATCTTACTTTGTTGAACTATGCGGTGTCTTGA
- the LOC120669223 gene encoding nuclear transcription factor Y subunit B-3-like — protein sequence MAPERAAVAKEAMSTEPLVPGTEPVIRGQDRLMPVANVSRIMRHALPPHAKISDGAKEMIQDCVSEFISFVTGEANERCHTEHRKTVTAEDIVWAMNRLGFDDYIRPLNTFLQRMREIEGGDGAGGSGSGRGSRRGSSLVALHGAQTMRPAYPDAPQGYAVRPVIPRPVPVPASNAVASRFGSRYQLPGGQRSMAPYYGGAAFRAGGNRGGFYGDEASSSNEAPTARRARSRHY from the coding sequence ATGGCACCGGAACGCGCCGCCGTTGCCAAGGAAGCAATGTCGACGGAACCGCTTGTGCCCGGCACTGAGCCGGTGATCCGGGGGCAGGACCGCCTGATGCCCGTGGCCAACGTGTCCCGCATCATGCGCCATGCGCTGCCTCCTCACGCCAAGATCTCAGACGGCGCCAAGGAGATGATCCAGGACTGCGTGTCCGAGTTCATCAGCTTCGTGACCGGCGAGGCCAACGAGCGGTGCCACACCGAGCACCGCAAGACCGTCACCGCCGAGGACATCGTGTGGGCCATGAACCGCCTCGGCTTCGACGACTACATCAGGCCCCTGAACACCTTCCTCCAGCGCATGCGCGAGATCGAGGGCGGCGATGGCGCGGGCGGCAGCGGGTCCGGGCGCGGCTCGCGCCGCGGGTCGTCCCTGGTCGCACTCCACGGTGCGCAGACAATGCGCCCCGCCTACCCAGATGCACCGCAAGGTTACGCCGTCCGACCCGTCATCCCTCGCCCGGTTCCAGTTCCAGCCAGCAACGCCGTGGCGTCGCGCTTCGGCAGCCGGTACCAGCTGCCCGGTGGCCAGCGTTCCATGGCTCCCTACTACGGCGGGGCGGCGTTCCGAGCTGGGGGGAATCGTGGGGGATTCTACGGCGACGAGGCAAGCTCGTCGAACGAGGCACCAACGGCGCGGCGTGCTAGATCGCGCCACTACTAG